GCCGACCTGGCCGGCGGGCACTGGCCCTCGCGGGCCCGTGCCGCCTGCCTGGCGATGACGCGCAACGAGGTGGTCCAGGATGAGTAGACGACGCTGAAGACGCGGCTGCTGCGCGACGTCCGCCGCGTGTTCGAGCAGGAGGGCCACAAGGAGGCTCTGCGCAGCCAGGACCTGCTGGCCGCCCTCATCCAGGACGCCGAGGCACCTTGGGCCGAGTACGGCACCAAAGGCCTGAACGCCTACCACCTGGCCAACCTGCTGCGCGACTTCGGCATCAGCCCGGCCAACCACCGCTTCGAGAACGGCAGGCAGACCAAGGCGTACGCCCGCAACCAGTTCCTCGACGCCTGGGCCCGCTACTGCCCCGACCCTGCCCAGCCGGCCCCCGCAGCCAGCGAGGCCGTGGTCGCACGTCGAGCTCAGGGCAAGCCACCGGCCCCTCCGTCGGGGACGCTGCCCATCGGCCCGCCCGGCGGGCCTGCCAGCCCCAAGCCCACTCGCTGACACCAGCTCCGTATCAATCCGTCGCATCCGTCCCCGCGCAGGTCAGCGCGGGGACGGAGTTCCTTACCGATACGGATCACTCCGTACCTGCGACCGGCTCCGTACCTGTCCTGACCAGCTACGGGACGGATGCAACGGACGTGACGAAGCCCCACCGCACACGACCACCGGAGCACCACGATGCCCGAAACGAGCACCGACAACTTCCCCACCCGCCGCCGCAAGCGAATCTTCGGCCTGACCCGCCGATCAGCAGCAAGCTGGAGCGAACGAGCCTCTAACGAGGCTTCGTCCGCGCTTGCCCCCGCCCCAGAGGTGGCGGAGGAGAAGGCCGGGCGCCAAGGGGCGCCCGAGCCGGAGGAGGGTGTAGCCGAGACCGGCTGCCCGCCTGCAGCAGACTCCGTCGCCCCGAGCACTCAGCCGCTGGCCAATGTCCAACCGCCCGCCGAGCTGCCCTCCTGGCGGGGTCCCGAGGCCTCCGTCCTGCCCGCGCCGATGAACCGCAAGCGCACGGTGGAGAAGCGCGACCAGGAGAAGACCATCCGCTTCACGCGGACCGCGGTCCGCGTGATCAGCGCCGCCGCTCACCAGCGCGGTCAGAAGTTTGCCGGATTCGTCGGGGACGCCGCCCTCGCCGTCGCCCTGGGCAAGGCAGGGCTGGTCGGCAGCCCGGAGGACGATCCTCTCCGCCCACTGATCGAGGCCGTCGAGGCACACACGGTCGCGCTGAACCGCATCGGCGGCAACCTCAACCAGATCACCGCAGCCATCCACCGAGGAACGGTGCACGAGCGTGCCGAGGCGGTACTGGCCCGTGTCGAGCAAGCAGCCGAGAGCAGCTACCGACTGATCGACCAGCTCCTGACGGAAGGCACCGCGCATGGTTCCTGACGTCTCCACCGGCTCCGACACCCGCGGGCTGATCGTCTACCTCTTCGGCCCCGGCCGCCGTGACGAACACACCGACCCTCATATCGTCGCCGCCTGGGACATGGCCGGCGCCCCCGACCCCGGCCGCGACCCGGCAGCCACCTACTCCCAGCTCGCCAAGCGCCTCGACACCCACGTCGACCTGCGCACCCGCGAGCTGGGCGGCAAGAAACCACCTCAGCACGTCTGGCACTGCCCGGTCCGTACCGCGCCCGGCGACCGCTACCTCACCGACACCGATTGGGCCGAGGTCGCCCGCCGCATCGTTCACGCCGCCGGCATCGCCCCCGAAGGCGACGAGAAGGCATGCCGGTGGATCGCTGTGCGCCACGCCGACGACCACATCCACATCATGGCCATCACCGTCCGCGCCGACGGACGCCGCCCCCGCACCCACCGCGACGGCCAGCGGGCCCAAGCCGAGTGCCGCAAGATCGAGGCCGAGTTCGGCCTGCGCCGCCTGAAGTCCGGTGACCTCACCGCGCCCCGCACCCCCACAGGCGCCGAACGCGCCAAGGCCGAGCGCCAGGGCCAGACGGTCACGGCACGGCAGCGGCTGCGCGAGCAGGCGTACGCGGTCGCCGCCACCGTACGCAACGAGGCCGACTACTTCACCGTGCTGCAGTCCCTCGGCATCAAGGTCAAGACGCGCCTCGGCCCTGAGACCGGTGACGTGATCGGCTACAGCCTCGCCGCGCCTGGCGACACCAACGCGGCTGGCGAACCCGTCTGGTACGGCGGCTCGAAGCTCGCCCCCGATCTCTCCATCAACCGCCTACGCGAACGCCTTCCCGACCAGGAGGTGGCCGACCGCCCCCGGTATGTGGCGGACCCCTCCGAGCCATGGCGTCACACCACCACCGAAGTACAAACGGCACGCACCGTCCTCGACTCTGGTGACGATGCCGCCGCCCAGGGCTACCTGGCCGCCTTCGGCGATGCCCTGTACAACATCGCCAGCGCCACGACCAGCCCACACCGGGCGGAACTGTGGGCGGCGGCGATGGCGTTCAACCGCGCCCGCCGCTCCGCCACCCGCGCCGACCACGAGGCTGCCACCGCCCTACGCAAGGCCGCCAAGGAACTCGCCTACGCCTCCAGCGAGCCGGGTGGGCTCGCCATCGCCCTGCTCTTCGCCACAGTGCATCTGGCCCGGGCCGCCGCCAAGTGGCACGAGCAGCGCGGCCACGAACAGCAGGCCGCTGCGGCCAAAGAAGCCTTCCGCCACCTTCAGGCGGGCTACCAGCGAGCCGCCGCACCCGTCTTGGCGGACCTGGCCCGCCGCGCACCGCGAGCTGCGACCGCCCGCCGCTTCGAGCAGGACGTACGTGCGGCCCTCCCCGACCATGCCGACCGGATCCTCGCCGACCCTGCTTGGGCCGCCCTGACCACAACCCTCGCCCACGCCGAGACTGCCGGCCACAAACCCCGACGTCTCTTGGCCGAGGTGGGCGCCCAGCGGGAGCTCGACAGCGCCGAGCACCCCGCCGAGGTCCTCAACTGGCGCATCACCGCTCAGCCGAACCGGCGGACGCAAGCGGCTCGCAGGCGAAGCACCATCAGCGGAACGTCGTCCATGTCCGCCACGCCACACCCTCCGGCCACATCAGTGGCTACGAGGCCCGAAGAGCGCAGTCGGCACCGCTGACCCCGGTCAGATGCCCTCGCCACACGTCGTGGCGGGGGCATCGGGTCGGGTTCAACGGCAAAGCTTCATGATGGTGTCATCGAAGTCGGGAAACTCTCGTGTGGCCTGCGCGATGATCGCCGCTGCCGACGCGCGGCGGTCCGGAGCGAATTGCTCCGCGATAGCCGCCAGGTCGCGATTGACCTGGGGAGCCCAATCGGGCTCGGGCTCGTACGAGGTGGCTGCTTCCCACGGGCCGAAGCCGTCAGCTAGAAGCCACAGGAAGGCACCCATGTCGCGAGCGACGACGCCTGTCTCTCCTTCGGAGCCCAGAAAGACAACGGCTGCTCTACCAGTTCCCGCCCTGGACGAACCAGCCACAACGCCGCGTTCCCGCCGGTGCCGTCCTGGCCGAATACGCGGAAGTCGTCGCCGTTCAGCTCGCCGTTGCCTGTCCACGCGCGGAACCACTCGGTGGTCTCATCGGCAGTCAGGAAGGACTCGTAGGGTTCGCAGTCCACACCGTCCTCGCCAATGCACTCCAGCCGGACCGCCATGGCAGCGGCAAGCGCGGCGGGGAACTGGCGATCTCCGTTCGCGGTCATGCGAAGAGAGTAGCGATCGGTTTGGGCTCGGCGGCACCGCCTCGATCCACCCCTGCCGACACAGCGACACAGCACCCTCAGCGCATCCCGATGCCCACGCTGCTCGCGGCAGCGAGGGCGTCAGTCGTCAGGCGGCGCGGGCTGTGGGCAACTACGAGGCCCACGTCGTGACCTCGGTCAGGTGCTCGGGCTGCAGCCCGAGGTGTGGGTCAGGCTGAATGAGGAGGGTCGCCGTTCCCTTGGCCGTGCGCTCCGCCGCCCAGGCGTGGTCGAGACCGGTGAAGTCGTCGTCGATCCAGACGGCGGGGGCGTCTGCCAGCCAGGCGTCGACGTGGTCGCGCTTCCAGAGGTAGCCGTTGGGGTGGCTGGTGGTGATCTGAGGGCGCGGCAGGTCGACGTACGGCAGGTCTGAGAGGCTCAGGAGGGGGCCGATGAGGGTGGCGGCGTCCTGGCGCCAGCTGGTGCACCAGACCGGCGTGACGAGACCCGTACTGGTCACGTCCATGAGCATGGGGCCGTGGGCGGGGTCGAGCCAGACGGTGACGGGGTTGTCGGCGCTCCGGCCGGTGGGGATGACGTCGTGGCGGGCGTGGGTGGCCGGGGTCGAGCCGTCCGCATCGGGGAAGGGTATGAGTACGCCGTCGATGTCGAGGAGCAGGAAGGGCGGGCGCATCGGTTTCTCCAGGGGAAGCCGGGACGAATGGCTGGTCAGAGCCTGCGAGCGCGGATCAGCAAGGTGGTGGGCCAGTGGCCCATGCGGGGGTCGTGGAACTCCTGTGCCGAGGTGAGCCAGAAACCCGCCCGGCCAAGGTGCTTCTCCCACCGGTCCGTGCAGAACTCCCAGCGGGCGATGGGGAGCCGGGTGCGGTCGGGGAGGGTGACGTAATCGCGGCGGGGCCGGTCGTCACCGGACGGGCTGCGGCCGCCACGCTGCGGGTGAGGGACGGAGAAGGCGAGCACCCGGCCGGGCGTGAGATGTTGGGCGATGGCCGGCAGCAGGAGCTCAGGAGCGACGAGCCCTACGGCACCGAAGACGGAGTAGATCGCGTCGAACTGCTCGTCGGAGGCGTGCAAGTAGTGCAGGGCGTGCCCGGCAACGAAGGTGAGGTTGTTCAGCCGTCCGTAGTGGGAGCGGGCGCGGCAGACCTGGAGGCCGACCAAGTCGTCGCCGGTGACGTGAGCGCCGTGGCGGGTGGCGAGGTGGGCGGCGTTGTGGCCGGGGCCGCATCCGAGTTCCAGGAGTCGCTTGCCGCGCAGGTCGGAACCGAGGATCTCGGAGCTGGGCCCTTGGCCGGGTTTCGTGGTCCATTCCATCCGGGCGGGAACGGAGAGGGGTTCGGCGAGTCCGGCGGCGGTGCGCTGGAGGGCGTGGGCGTGCCATGGGGATGCCTGGGCGAGCACGTCAGATCCCCAGGAGGTGGAGGACGTCAGTGAGGTGGCGGCGTACGGCCTTGATGTAGGCGGGGTCGGTGGCCGGGTCATTGATCCAGCGGGTGGACTGTTCCATGAACCACTCGACGGCCCACATGCGGTGCCAGCCCAGGGCCCAGTTCTCGGCGGTGAGCCCGCCGCGCGGGGCGAGGGCGTCAGGGGTGCCGCCAGCGGTGACGTACTGCTCCAGGAAGACACGCAGGCGCACAGGGTGCGGGGGCTCGATGGTGCCGTGCCAGCTGGCGAGGTCGAGCAGGCCGGGGCCGGTGAAGGCGCGGGCGAAGTCGAGCAGCCGCCAGCCGCGCTCCCCGATGTGGAGGCTGGTGGGGTGGAACTCGGAGTGCACCCATCCGAACGGTGCCAGCGTTGCTCCGGCCGAGCGGGCCTCGGCGGCCTGGGCGATACGGTCGAGCGCGTCCTCGACGTCGTCGGCGTCCTGCCACCGGTCAGCCTTGCGCAGCCGTTCCAAATGCTCCAGCGCCCGGGCGGGCAGCGTGCGCAGCCGCTCCTGGTCGAGGACGGTCAAGGGCGGAGCCGTGCGGGTGCCGTGCAGGACCACGGCCGCGGCGACGCCGTCGAGGTCGTCGGCCTCGCGGGCGGACGGTCCGAGGTCCTCCATGAGCATGCCGAGCCAGCCGTCCAGGACGGCGGAGGCGTGGACTTGGGGGACGGGCACGCCGAGGGTGTGGGCCAGGCGTAGGGCCTGGTCCTCGCTGTCGAAGGGCTTCTTGGCGTACTTGAAGATGGCCGTGGAGCCGTCGGCGAAGGTCACGCGCTCGACGCCGGACATGGACCACACGCGCACCTCCTCCCGTACGGCGGTGGTCAGGCCAGCCACGGTGAGCAGGTTGTCGAGGAGTTCGGCGCTGGGGTTCGTGGTCACGTGTGGGCTCCGGAGGGTGAGGGTGGCGTCCGGGGCGGGCGGGAGGTGCCGGCCCGACCCGGAGCCTGATCGTGTGGGTTACGCGGCGGGGTTCACGCGGTGGGCGTAGACCTGCTCGATCCAGCCCGCCTTGAAGGCTGCGAGGTCGTCACGGAAGTTGGCCATCGAGGCACCGTAGGGCGCGACCACGCCGCCGGACTGGTCCGGCACGGACTGGCAGCCGTGCACGAGCCGGCCGCCGAGCGCGGCGTGGGCCTTGATGGACTCGATCCGGCGGTGCTCGTTGAACCAGCCGCCGTGGTAGACCTCGTCGAGCATGCCGCCCGTCTCGTCGTCCAGGTCGAAGACGACGGAGGTGGCGGCGGGGAAGAACCAGCACGGGCCGACGTTGGAGATGTGCCCGTCCAACTCGACCTTGTTGAGCGCCATGAGCGTGGCTGCCTCCCGCAGCATCCTCAGGTGCTCGGCGGTGATCTGCGGCAGGCCGAGACCGGCCAGGTGCTCGTCGCGGAACAGGTACGCGTACACCTCATACGCGGTGGCCAGAACGCGGGTCGCGTCGGAGGTGGACTCACCGTGGTTCTTGATGAAGTCGAGCGCGAGCTGCTCGACCGCGCTCTCGGTCGTCTCGTCCACGCCCAGGAGCTGGGACTTGACCAGCTTCCAGTTGGCGACGAGCCAGGTGCTGGACTCGAAGCGGAAGAAGTACTCGGCCGGGTCGATGGTGATGCGCTGGCCGTCGACCTGGATGCCAGGCAGGCGGTTCCAGCGCGGGTCGAATGCCTCGGGCAGCTCGACCGTGATGGCCGTGGTGTCGATGGTGGTCACCGTGTCTCCGTCTCTGATTGGCCGGGTTCGGGCACAGGAATGCCCGAGCCCGGTGTGGGCGTACGGAACTTCGGGGTGCCGCCCGGACCAAGGGGGAGCCTGGATCACGGTCGCGCCGTTCCGGGCGGCTGCTGATAAGTGAACCGGTGGTCACGCTCAGTGGGTACGGTGGAGGGCAGTTGAAGCGGTATACGCGGTTTACAG
This genomic window from Streptomyces sp. DG2A-72 contains:
- a CDS encoding mobilization protein, encoding MVPDVSTGSDTRGLIVYLFGPGRRDEHTDPHIVAAWDMAGAPDPGRDPAATYSQLAKRLDTHVDLRTRELGGKKPPQHVWHCPVRTAPGDRYLTDTDWAEVARRIVHAAGIAPEGDEKACRWIAVRHADDHIHIMAITVRADGRRPRTHRDGQRAQAECRKIEAEFGLRRLKSGDLTAPRTPTGAERAKAERQGQTVTARQRLREQAYAVAATVRNEADYFTVLQSLGIKVKTRLGPETGDVIGYSLAAPGDTNAAGEPVWYGGSKLAPDLSINRLRERLPDQEVADRPRYVADPSEPWRHTTTEVQTARTVLDSGDDAAAQGYLAAFGDALYNIASATTSPHRAELWAAAMAFNRARRSATRADHEAATALRKAAKELAYASSEPGGLAIALLFATVHLARAAAKWHEQRGHEQQAAAAKEAFRHLQAGYQRAAAPVLADLARRAPRAATARRFEQDVRAALPDHADRILADPAWAALTTTLAHAETAGHKPRRLLAEVGAQRELDSAEHPAEVLNWRITAQPNRRTQAARRRSTISGTSSMSATPHPPATSVATRPEERSRHR
- a CDS encoding HAD domain-containing protein codes for the protein MRPPFLLLDIDGVLIPFPDADGSTPATHARHDVIPTGRSADNPVTVWLDPAHGPMLMDVTSTGLVTPVWCTSWRQDAATLIGPLLSLSDLPYVDLPRPQITTSHPNGYLWKRDHVDAWLADAPAVWIDDDFTGLDHAWAAERTAKGTATLLIQPDPHLGLQPEHLTEVTTWAS
- a CDS encoding bifunctional 2-polyprenyl-6-hydroxyphenol methylase/3-demethylubiquinol 3-O-methyltransferase UbiG translates to MLAQASPWHAHALQRTAAGLAEPLSVPARMEWTTKPGQGPSSEILGSDLRGKRLLELGCGPGHNAAHLATRHGAHVTGDDLVGLQVCRARSHYGRLNNLTFVAGHALHYLHASDEQFDAIYSVFGAVGLVAPELLLPAIAQHLTPGRVLAFSVPHPQRGGRSPSGDDRPRRDYVTLPDRTRLPIARWEFCTDRWEKHLGRAGFWLTSAQEFHDPRMGHWPTTLLIRARRL
- a CDS encoding phosphotransferase family protein gives rise to the protein MTTNPSAELLDNLLTVAGLTTAVREEVRVWSMSGVERVTFADGSTAIFKYAKKPFDSEDQALRLAHTLGVPVPQVHASAVLDGWLGMLMEDLGPSAREADDLDGVAAAVVLHGTRTAPPLTVLDQERLRTLPARALEHLERLRKADRWQDADDVEDALDRIAQAAEARSAGATLAPFGWVHSEFHPTSLHIGERGWRLLDFARAFTGPGLLDLASWHGTIEPPHPVRLRVFLEQYVTAGGTPDALAPRGGLTAENWALGWHRMWAVEWFMEQSTRWINDPATDPAYIKAVRRHLTDVLHLLGI